Proteins encoded within one genomic window of Setaria italica strain Yugu1 chromosome IV, Setaria_italica_v2.0, whole genome shotgun sequence:
- the LOC101770285 gene encoding ent-kaurene oxidase 2 yields the protein METVLASIAAGGMVAAAALAAGASRVAGQKDRLNAPPAVPGLPIIGNLHQLKEKKPHQTFARWAQVYGPIYTIRSGASSMAIVNSTEVAKEAMVAKFQSISTRKLPAAISVLSRDKKMVATSDHGDFHKIAKRYIMLSVLGASGQKQFRGIRDMVIGNMLSTFHALVANDPKAPVNFREVFKDELFRLSLIQALGEDVSSIYVEEFGKIISKEEIYQIAVVDPMMCALEVDWREFFPYLGWIPNQSFDTTVSTTEARRTAVVRALINQQKKRIARGEARVSYLDFLLAQNTLTDEQVTSLIWEAIIEAADTTLSTTEWAMYELSKNQEKQERLYEEIQEVCGNETVTEDDLPRLPYLNAVFHETLRRHPSVSVVPPRFVHEDTNLAGYDIPAGTEVIVNLYGCNMNKNDWDEPEEWKPERFLDGRFERADKFKTMAFGAGRRVCAGATQATNISCTAMARFVQDFAWRLKEGDEGKDGTIQFTTNRLYPLHVYLTPRGRK from the exons ATGGAGACTGTGTTGGCATCTATCGCCGCCGGCGGGATGGTCGCagcggccgcgctcgccgcgggGGCCAGCCGGGTCGCGGGGCAAAAGGACCGCCTCAACGCACCCCCAG CTGTTCCTGGTTTACCTATCATTGGGAACCTTCATCAGCTGAAAGAAAAAAAGCCTCATCAAACCTTTGCAAGATGGGCCCAAGTCTACGGGCCAATATACACTATAAGAAGTGGTGCATCTTCTATGGCTATCGTCAATTCAACTGAAGTTGCCAAAGAG GCTATGGTTGCAAAGTTCCAATCCATATCTACTCGGAAACTACCCGCTGCAATTTCAGTGCTCAGTCGTGACAAAAAGATGGTTGCTACAAGTGACCATGGCGACTTCCATAAAATAGCGAAGCGCTATATTATGCTGAGCGTGCTGGGCGCTTCTGGCCAG AAACAATTTCGGGGCATAAGGGACATGGTGATTGGTAACATGTTGAGCACCTTCCACGCATTGGTGGCTAATGACCCCAAAGCTCCTGTGAACTTCCGGGAAGTTTTCAAGGATGAGCTATTCCGCCTATCCTTGATTCAG GCTTTAGGTGAGGATGTGAGCTCGATCTACGTAGAAGAGTTTGGGAAAATTATATCGAAGGAGGAAATCTACCAGATCGCTGTGGTTGACCCGATGATGTGTGCTCTTGAGGTCGACTGGAGGGAGTTCTTCCCCTACCTCGGTTGGATTCCAAATCAGAGCTTTGACACAACAGTGAGTACAACAGAAGCTAGACGAACTGCAGTCGTACGAGCCTTGATCAATCAGCAGAAGAAAAGAATCGCACGCGGAGAG GCTCGGGTATCCTATCTGGACTTCCTGCTAGCACAGAATACACTGACTGATGAGCAAGTGACGTCACTGATCTGGGAGGCAATCATAGAAGCTGCAGATACTACTCTGTCCACAACCGAATGGGCCATGTATGAGCTCTCCAAGAACCAAGAAAAACAG GAACGTCTTTACGAGGAAATTCAAGAGGTATGCGGCAATGAGACAGTCACTGAGGATGACCTCCCACGGTTACCTTACTTGAACGCGGTGTTCCATGAGACCCTTAGGCGTCATCCTTCAGTTTCAGTAGTGCCTCCACGATTTGTCCATGAGGATACCAACTTGGCTGGCTATGACATTCCAGCCGGCACAGAG GTGATCGTCAACCTCTATGGATGCAACATGAACAAGAACGACTGGGACGAGCCGGAGGAATGGAAGCCCGAGAGGTTTCTGGATGGGAGGTTCGAGCGTGCGGACAAGTTTAAGACCATGGCCTTCGGCGCCGGAAGGAGGGTCTGTGCTGGCGCCACGCAGGCTACGAACATCTCGTGCACGGCCATGGCGAGGTTCGTGCAGGACTTTGCCTGGAGGCTCAAGGAAGGCGACGAGGGCAAGGATGGAACCATCCAGTTTACGACCAACAGGCTTTACCCTTTGCACGTGTACCTCACACCGAGAGGAAGGAAATGA
- the LOC101770692 gene encoding ent-kaurene oxidase 2: METMLASLVPASGTAAAAAAAGGLVAAAALVAGGGRLVGQKDRLNAPPAVPGLPIIGNLHQLKERKPHQTFARWAQVYGPIYTIRTGASSVAVLNSTEVAKEAMVAKFSSISTRKLSNALSVLTCDKKIVATSDYGDFHKMVKRYVMVSMLGASSQKQFRGIRDMVIDNMLSTFHTLVTDDPKAALNFREVFKNELFRLSLIQALGEDMSSVYVEEFGKSISKEEIYQTTVVDLMMCALAVDWRDFFPYLRWIPNRNFETKVSTTEARRTAVIRALINQQKKRIARGEARVSYLDFLVAQNTLTDEQVTTLVWEAVIEAADTTLVTTEWAMYELCKNQEKQERLFEEIQEVCGDETVTEDDLPRLPYLNAVFHETLRRHPPVSLVPPRFVHENTTLAGYDIPAGTELIINLYGCNMNKNDWDEPEEWKPERFLDGRFEQADMFKTMAFGAGRRACAGATQATNIACTAIARFVQDFAWRLKEGDEDKDDTIQLTTNRLYPLHVYLTPRGRK, from the exons ATGGAGACCATGTTGGCATCCCTCGTCCCCGCaagcggcacggcggcggcggcggcggctgccggagGGCTggtcgcggcggccgcgctcgTCGCGGGGGGCGGCCGACTGGTGGGGCAAAAGGACCGCCTCAACGCGCCCCCAG CTGTTCCTGGTTTACCTATCATTGGGAACCTTCATcagctgaaagaaagaaagccTCATCAGACCTTCGCAAGATGGGCCCAAGTCTACGGGCCAATATACACTATAAGAACAGGTGCTTCTTCTGTGGCTGTCCTCAATTCAACAGAAGTTGCTAAAGAG GCTATGGTTGCAAAGTTCTCATCAATATCTACTCGGAAGCTATCTAATGCATTGTCAGTGCTCACTTGTGACAAAAAGATAGTTGCTACAAGCGACTATGGCGACTTCCATAAAATGGTGAAGCGCTATGTAATGGTGAGCATGCTGGGCGCTTCTAGCCAG AAACAATTTCGGGGCATAAGGGACATGGTGATTGATAACATGCTAAGCACTTTCCACACATTGGTGACTGATGATCCCAAAGCTGCTCTGAACTTCCGGGAAGTTTTCAAGAATGAGCTGTTCCGCCTATCCTTAATTCAG GCTTTAGGTGAGGATATGAGCTCGGTCTACGTAGAAGAGTTTGGGAAAAGTATATCAAAGGAGGAAATCTACCAGACCACTGTGGTTGACCTGATGATGTGTGCTCTTGCGGTCGATTGGAGGGATTTCTTCCCATACCTCCGTTGGATTCCAAACAGGAACTTTGAAACAAAAGTGAGTACAACAGAAGCTAGGCGAACTGCAGTGATACGAGCCTTGATCAATCAGCAGAAGAAAAGAATCGCACGCGGAGAG GCTCGGGTATCCTATCTGGACTTCCTGGTAGCACAGAATACACTGACTGATGAGCAAGTGACAACACTGGTCTGGGAGGCAGTCATAGAAGCTGCAGATACTACTCTTGTCACAACCGAATGGGCCATGTATGAGCTCTGCAAGAACCAAGAAAAACAG GAACGTCTTTTCGAGGAAATTCAAGAGGTATGCGGCGATGAGACAGTCACTGAGGATGACCTCCCACGGTTGCCTTACTTGAATGCGGTGTTCCATGAGACCCTTAGGCGTCATCCTCCAGTTTCACTAGTGCCTCCACGATTTGTCCATGAGAACACCACCTTGGCTGGCTATGACATTCCAGCCGGCACAGAG CTGATCATCAACCTCTACGGATGCAACATGAACAAGAATGATTGGGACGAGCCCGAGGAATGGAAGCCAGAGCGGTTTCTGGATGGGAGGTTTGAGCAGGCGGACATGTTTAAGACCATGGCCTTCGGCGCCGGGAGGAGGGCCTGCGCTGGCGCCACGCAGGCGACGAACATCGCGTGCACGGCCATCGCGAGGTTCGTGCAGGACTTCGCCTGGAGGCTCAAGGAAGGCGACGAGGACAAGGACGACACCATCCAGCTTACGACCAACAGGCTTTACCCGTTGCACGTGTACCTCACACCGAGAGGAAGGAAATAA